The window GATAGCGCCAGCGGCCGTCCTTGTAGTGGTTCTCGAGGCAGAGCGTCACGTTCCGGCGCTCGGCGTGATCGAGCGATCTGAGGATGCCGTCGACCGTGCGCGCGACGCCTTCTTGCCGCGTGAGCTCGGGATAGCGCTGACCACTCAACGTGCGGCAGAATCGCGCTCCGAGCCGGTCGGTGAGGTCGATGGCCGCTTTCTGCCGTGCGACCTCGCGCGCCCGGATGTCGGGATCAGGGTGCGTGAAATCTGGCGAGAAGCAGAGCATCGCGCTCACCTGACCGGTCGCTTCGACGAGGCGAACCACCGGATCGACGTCGGCGGCCGCAAGCGATCGAAAGAACCCGTCGTAGTGCTCGAGCCCTTCGCCGCCGAGCGACTGCGCCTCCCGAATCCACCAGAGGTAGTCACGCCGGCCGTCACAGAGCTCGTCGAAGTAGCACTTGGGGAAGACAGCGATTCGAGGCGGCATAATCAGTGACGAGTGACAACGAGTGACGACCCGGCGCTTCGTAGCACTACGGCTGGCGTTGAGGGCCGGCGAAGCTCCGACGCGGTCGCCGCTAGCCCTCGCCGAAGGAGGCGCCCTCACTCGCCACTCGTCACTCGTCACTAGAAATCTAGAACAGAATCTTCAAGCCGAGCTCCAACTGCCGGCCGGTCGAGCCGCCCAGCTGCCGGAGCGTGCGGCCAAAGTTCGCGTTGAGCACGTTGGTGACGGGATTCGCACGATTGAGCCGGTTCGTCACGTTGTACGCGGCGAGCTTGAACTCGACCCGTGTGTCGCCCCTCAATCGGAACTGCTTGGTGAGCGTGCCATCCATCGTCCAGTATACGGGACCTGTGAGGCCGGGATACTGCAACGGGTTCGTCCGTGGCGTGTAATCCGGCTGCTGCTGGAACTTGGACGTGTCGAACCAGCGGTCGGGTGTCGGGTTGCCGAGCGTCGGATCGCCGTCGACCAACGCGGGCCCGAAGCGCAGGTACTGACCAGAGTTGAAGTAGAAGGCGCCGGCGACCTGCCAGGCGCCCACAAGAGCGTCCAGCGCCGGATGGAGGTTCGCGAGATAGGCGCGGTCGCGTCCGAACGGTAGCTCGTAGATGCCCGCTGCTGACAGCCGATGCCGCGGGCTCCGGAGACCGCCAATGTCCTGGAACGTGAGCTCGTCGAGATAGTTCGCGACCGAATCGAAGAACTCTTCAGTCCGCTCGCGATTGTAGTTGTACCCGAAGAGAAAGCTGTACCCATTCAGATGCGCGCGGCGGACACTGAGCTGGAGCGCGTGATAGCGCGATCGCCGACCCGGCGAATACGCGACGTACAGACCGCCGTACTGCGGATAGGTGCGCAGGAGCTCGCTGAGCGCAATCGTCTCTTGGTTGCGGAGCGGACCCGGGAAGGTCTCCGGAGTGAGGTACTGATAGAAGGGGTTTGGCACCGTCGCGTCCAGCTCACTGCCGTGCTCGTACGACAGGCGCGGATCCATCTGATTGATATTTCGCGTGTACGGGACGTTGTGGCCGAAGTTGGCGAAGTAGGTGATGTCGGTGACAACCCTGCCTGGCAGCTCCCGCTGGAGCGAGATGTTGATCCGATCGTTCACCTCCGGCTCGAGGTCCTGCTGGTACCACACGAGGTTGTCGCCGCCGAGACCAAGGGAGCGGCCATTGTCCTTGCCGAGCGGCGGAATCAACGGATTGCTGTCCGCCGGAAACGGATCGCTCAGGCGCGCTTGCGGGACCCCTTCGAGGGGAGGCGCCACGGATTGAGTGGCGTCGAACCCAAGATAGGGCGGCTCGAGAAAGTTGAGCGCTTCGAACCCAGAAAACGGAGAAGGCGAAAAGTTGTACTCGGTCGGCACGACGTAGCGGGCATACCCGGCTCGGAGGGCAGTCTTGTCGTTGATGCGCAGCGCGAGGCCTGCACGCGGCATGAACGCCCCCTTCGGTGTATCCCACATGCCAGGATTCTCGCTGTCGGTGAAGACCCACGCGCCGTTGAACGCGTAGGCGTCGCCCATCAGCGCGCGGGCCGCCTCCGGAATGTCCGGCGGGTTCGCCTGCATCTCCGGAATCGGCTGAGAGAGGTCGAGAAAGCGCGACATGTTGTAGTCGGGGTCGTGCCACGGGGTCTCGAACTCATAACGAAGCCCGAGGTTCAACGTGAGTCGCTGACTCAGCTTGATATCGTCCTGGATGAACCCAGCGTAGAACTCTGTCCGCGGCCGCTTCACTGGCTTTGACACCGCCACCGAGTCGGAAGCGAGCGCACCGAGCAGGAACGACGCGTAGGGATGACCCGACTGGCGCGTGTCCGGGTTGATGAACGTGTCAGCCGTCGTCGCAGCGTTGAAGAACAGGCCGTTCGTGCCGGTGACCAGCGTCTCGCCGCCGCTGCGCCGCGTCTCGAAGCCCACCTTCCAGTAGTGTGCACCGCGCTGCTGGGACAGCTTCGCGCTGAACGTCGTGGCATTGGGATGTTGATACCAAAACACACCGGTCTGGCCGAAGTGTGAGCCGCCAATGTTAATCCGCGGATGGTAGACCGGGAAGCCGGTCTCGAAAGCTTCATACCAAGCGTTGTTGGGCCAGAACTCCGACCACCCGGCCGAGCCCAGATCGAAGCCCGGCGCACCGTAGTCGTCCACGAGCGAGTGATAGTCGCCATGCAGGTTGACCAGGGTGCGGTCGTTCACGGTCCAGAGCGCGTCTCCGGACACGCTGAGCGCGTGCCGGGTGCTCATGTCGCGCGGACCAAAGGCGGGTGAGTCGTTTGGTGTGGGATTCAACGTCTCGACGATGGTGTGGATCCGGCTGAACCGCCCGTAGACCCTCCACTTGTCGTTGATGTTCCAGTCGACGCGATTGGAGAAGTTCTTGTAGTCGGTAATCCGTGTCGCCGTGGCTTGGTAGTTGTTCAGACCGCTGATGTCGTCACCGGGCCGGTTCGGCTCCCACAAGCTCTCCATCAAGCGCTGGGCGAGCGGATCCATGCGGTCGGCCGGAACGCGATTGCCGGGGAACGGTGTGCGCGTGACCGTGTCCGTTTCCGGATTCAACACCGTAGACCAGGGATCGTAGATGACGCGCAGACTGCCATCAGGGTTGTACGATTGGGAGAAATCGCCGGCACGCTCCCGCGCCGTGGGCATCGTCCGAACGATCGTGAGCTGGTCGTGGGGCCGCCACTGCTCGTACGAGGCAAAGTGGAACACTCTGTTCTGCACGATCGGATGCCCCAGAACGCCGCCAAACATCGTATTTCGCGACTTGCTCTCGTCACCCGTTGTCCGGTCGTTCAGTGCATTGAGCTCAGGGTACCGCCCCGAGAAGAAGGTGCTGCCCTGCCACTGATTGGTCCCGGACTTCATCGTGATGCTGACGACACCGCCCGCGCTGTGACCAGACTCGGCGTCCACGCTGTTCTGGAGGATGGTGACCTCCTGGACCGCGTCGGGAGACGGCGTGTAGGTCGCCTTGTGGCCGACGCCGATAGGGCTGCCGTCGACCTTGAGATCGTTCTTCAGACTCGTGCCTCCGCCCAGCTCGATGCTGTTGGCCGCCCAGGAGTGATACGGATTCATCTCGGTACGCGTGTTGACGGCCGCCGGATCGAGCAGCGCGAGCTTGAACGGGTTGCGGTCGAAGCGCGGCAGCTCGTTGGCCATCTTCGTGTCGACCGAAAGCATCGTGCTCGACGTGTTGAACTGGACGGCTGCGGGCGCCTCCGTCACGGTCACGCTCTCCTGAATCCCACCCGGGCTCAGGACGGCATCGACGGTAACGTCGCCGCGTGACTGCACGCGGATGTTCTCACGGGTGAACGGGGCGAAGCCATCCAGCTCCACGGTCAGCAGGTAGAGACCCGGCTCGACGTAGTCGAACAGGTAACGTCCGGTGTCGTTGGTCTGCCGGACCGTGGCGACGCCGGTGTCGACGTTGACCAGCGTGACGGTGGCTCCTGGGATGACTCCCTGGTCCGGATCAGCGACCACGCCTTGGACCCTGGCGCGATAGTCCTGGCCATACGCAGGCAGTACAGCAATCACCACCAAGAATGCAACGAGGAAACCCACGGTTCTTCTCATTCATCCCCTCCCGCGAGATGTGGACGCGCCCGCGAAGGCCGTCGCGCCCGACCTACTTGTCCACCGAAGCGCGAAGGCGGAACGGTCGGGCCCGGCCGTAATCTGCAAGCCTCTGATTGTGCGGCAGTTTAACATCATGCTCTCGAAGGATCTAGAATTAAAGGCTTCACATCTCTCTCGAGACTGCGAAGAGGGAAACGGAGACTGTCCCTCTTTCTGTCTAGAATCAAGGCTCCACCTTCCCTCAGGAGACTCGGTGATGCGGGTGTTCCATTACGCGCTCCGGCAACTGCGACGCAGCCCTGGATTCACGATTGCGGCGGTCTCGTCGCTCGCGCTCGGCATCGGCGCGACCACGGCGATGTTTACCCTGATGGACGCCCTCCTGCTGCGGCCGTTGCCGGTCCGCGAGCCGGGGCGGCTGGTCCGAGTCGATGCCGTGGATGAACATTACGGCCGCGGACTGTCCGCATCGCTCCTCGAGGCGATCCGGCGCGAAGAGGTCTTCGACGGCGTGTGTGGTTTCCTCACGCAAGGGCCGACCGTTGAAATGGCCGGCAGGATCTCCTCGAGGTGGACGCACTCCATGACGGGCGACTGCTTTGAAACGCTCGGTGTGAGGCCGGCGCTGGGCAGGCTGTTGGAACCGGCGGATGATGTGCCTGGCGCGCCGCATGTGGCGGTCTTGAGCTACGACGTCTGGCAGCGTGAGTTTGGAGGGCGCGCAGACGTCATCGGCGAGAAGCTGACCATCGACGGTGAACCGGGCAGCATTGTTGGCGTCACGCAGCGCGGATTCAGAGGCGTGCAGCTTGGCTTCCCGCCCGACATCATCTTCCCGCTCAGCTTGCAATACGAGTTGGAGGGCGTTTCAAACGGCGGGACGACGACATTTGCTCGGCTCAAGCGGGACGACTCCAGCGGCGAGGTCACGGCGCGGCTGCAAACGATATGGCCGCGACTCTTGCAGGAGTCGGTCTCGCCGACATCTCAGGGACGTGACCGCGAGCGCTATCTGAGCTACGAGCTCTCAGTGACACCCGCCTCGGGAGGTCTCGACCGGTTCGCGCTGCGTGATCGATTCGAAGCCCCGCTGATCGCACTCTTTGGCATTGCCGCCCTCGTGCTGCTCGTCTCGTGTGTCAACGTGGCGAATCTCCTCCTGGCGCGCGCCCAGGCAAGACGAGGCGAGATGTCGGTTCGCCTCGCGCTCGGCGCCAGCCGCTGGGTGTTGATCCGCGATACGCTCGCGGAGAGCCTGATCCTGCTCGTCGTGGCCGTGGGCGCCGGTATCGCTCTCGCATACGTGCAGACAGCGTTCCTGGTGTCCCTGTTCGGTGCTGCGTTTGCGATTGCCGGCTTCGCGCTCGACGTCACGCCGGATGCGCGCACGCTCTTGTTCACCTGCGCGGCCGCGGTCACTGCATTTCTCCTCTTTGCGATCGCGCCAGCCTCGAGGAATAGCCGCGCGGGCGTAGCGACACTGCTGAGCGGATCGTCGAGCCGCGTGGTCGGCGATCGAGCTCCGTGGCGACGTGCGCTCGTGGTGGCGCAGGTCGCCATGACGCTGGCGCTCGTCACCGGTGCGGTTCTCTTTGCAGCGGCGCTTGCACAACTGCGGGTCATGTCGCTCGGCCTGACGGCGGAAGGCATGCTGAGCATGCATCTCTTGCCGCTGCCGGGTGCTTATCGGAGCGAATTCTCTCGCGGCGCGTACTATCGCGACCTCATCGAGCGAATGAGGCACATCGCGGGCGTGCGGGACGTCGCGCTGTCGAGGGTCTTGCCGCTGTCAGCGGCAGAATCGTATCTCGAGCCGGTTCGTGCTCCCGGCGTATCGGAAGACGAAATCGCGTCGGATGTGGCGAGCGTGACCGATGGCTTTCTGCACCTGATGGGTATACCGCTCGTGGCGGGCACCAACTTCCATCGAAGCGACGCGCCAGGCGGCATGCGGACCGCAATCGTCAGTGAGTCTCTGGCGCGCAGACTCTTTGGGAACCGCAATCCATTGGGCAGACAGATCACGATCGGCCCGGATCCCGAGACCCCTGCGCGAGAGATCATCGGCGTCGCACGGGATGCCATCATCGCCAACCCACGAGCGCGCAACACCCTGGTCGTGTACGAAAACTTCTGGCAAGCGTCGCCAGGTGGGCAGTGGGCGCCGAGGCTGCTCATACGAACGGCCACGGATCCTGGGCCGATTGCGGCCACCGTGCGGCGGGAGCTCCGCAATCTGGGACGCGAGTATCCCACCCGCGTGCGCACGCTCATCGAGGAGCGCGACGCTTCGCTGGCGCAGGAGCGACTGCTGGCATCTCTGTCGATGGCGTTTGGCTGGGTGGGGCTCACGCTTGCTGCAATTGGGCTCTACGGCCTGCTCAACTTCTCGGTGACGCGGCGCACCGGTGAGATTGGCATCCGCATGGCGCTTGGTGCCGACCGCGCACGCATCCTCCGACTCGTGCTCCGCGAGGCTGTCGTGCTGATTGCCGCAGGCGTGCTGATTGGCCTTCCGATCACGCTGGCTGGCGCCAGAGCCGTGCACGCGCTGCTCTACGGCGTCGGTCCGTTCGACATCCTCCCGATGGCCGCCTCCATCAGCGTGCTGGTGTTCGTTGGCCTCCTGGCCGCCTGGATCCCAGCGCGACGTGCCGCGTCGCTCGCACCGTCGCAGGCGCTGCGGCAGGAGTAAAAACGGAACCGGGTACCTTTTCGGCACCGAAAAGGTACCCGGTTCCTTTTTCCGCTACCCGAAGCGCGACAGGCGGAAGGGTGTGAGGTCGAATGCGCTGCGGCCCTCTGTGATGAGGTCGGCCGCAATCTCTCCGATGGCGCTCGAGAACTTGAACCCATGCCCAGAACAGGCGCTCACGATCAACACCCGGGAGTGGACTGGGTGCGTATCGATGATGAAGCCCTCGTCTGGTGTATTCGTATAGAGGCAAACGCAGGAGCGCAACCAACCGTCGCCTAGACCAGGCAAGAAGCGGGCGACGAGCGATCGCATCGCGTCGACCTCCTCGGGCGCGACATCCCGTTGCACGCCGGCGGCATCCGTCGCTTCGCCCTGGTGATGTCTGGCGACCTTCACCCCCTCCGGGCGCGCCGGGAAGCCGTAGAACATCAAGCCGGGCGCATACTCGACGATGAAGATCGGCAGGCGATCGGGGACGAATTGCGCCACCTGCTCACCCGGGTCGAACCAGTGCATCACGACCCGCTCAACGGTCAAAGGCAGCGCCAACTCCGGTGCGAGCCCGGCCAGCCAGGCACCGGCAGCAATAATCAACCGCTCGGCCATGTACCGGCCGCCGGTTGTCACGATCGTGACTTCGTTTGCTCCTGCCTGCCAGCTCGTCACGGTCTCGTTGGTCTGCAGCGTGGCGCCACACGCGGTCGCGAGATGTAGATGCGCCTCGACCGCGCGCTCCGGCAAAAGCATGCCCGCACGCGGCTCCAGCAGCGCAACCATGTCGTCGGAGAGCTGCAAGGCGGGGTAGCGACGACGGACCTCCGGCGCCGACAGCTCCTCGTACGGCAAACCGTGGAGCTCTGCGCTGGTCCGTGCGCCGCTCACGACCCGGCTGTCAGGAGCGCCAATCATCAGGCCGCCAGTCTCCTCGAACAGGCGCTCGCCGCTTTCCGCCTCGAGACGAGCCCAGCAGGTGTAGGCGTGGCGAACGATGGGGACGTACTGCGGATGCTCGAAGTACGCCTCGCGGATGATGCGCGTCCTGCCGTGCGATGAGCCCTTCGTGTGCGGCGGCGTGAATTGATCGAGACCCAGGACGCGGCGGCCGCGGCGTGCGAGGTGATACGCGGCGGCACTGCCCATGGCACCGAGCCCGATGATGGCGACGTCGAAGTGTGCAGGCATTGGAAGTACTGCACAGTTTACGCCACGGACCGGCCTCGCACACGCGTGCCACGCTGCACATCGGTGCGGGCGCGCTCGGCGAGCGCGCCCTACCATCGTCGTGGTGCGGCCGCCTCCGCGAGCGCGCCCTGCCATCGTCGTGGTAGGGACGCCTCGCCGAGGCGTCCTGTGCGACGAAACACAGGCTGAATTCAACAGTGGGAGAAGTGCAATGCGCAAGATATCGGAGATGGCAATCAACCAGTGCATCGCGGAGCTACGCGCCGCCTGTCGTTTACCAATTGAGGAGCCGGCGCTCGACACGCTCATCGAGGGACTTCGCCCAAACTTCCAGCGAATCCTAGACTGCTCGGACGGCCGCAAGCGTTGGGCCGGCCACGGCCAGCGCATGCGGAACAACGGCCGCTACATCGGCGCGTTCGCGAACTTCTTCGCTGACCATGTCAGTGCAGCGGTCGTCGGCCGGAGCGAGCTGACCCGCGCCTTCGAGATCGTGCGCGAGCACTGCGCCGTTCGGGCGGACAGCGGCCCGCTCGCCTGCGAGGACCCGCCAGTCGACGCGCGGGCGGCAGAGGAATTGCTGAAGCCGGTCGTTCCGACGCGTGACCCTCTCCACAGCGGCGGGTGAGCTCGACGTCGGCGAGGGCTCAAAACCGACTCATGTCACGGCTCGTGCCACCTGCCGCCGGGATATAGGATGTGAGCGCGTAGTCGGTGACCATACGGTCTGCGCTGAAACGCCAGCCGAGCGTGCGGATCGCCCGCTTCATTCGCGCAATCCACCGGCGCGGCAGGCCGTCTTTATCGCGGTCGTAGAAGAGCGGCACCACCTCGTTGCGCAGCACCTGGGCGAGCGCCTCGCCATCGCGGAAATCGTGGAGCTCAGTCGATGTGTGCGTCTCGCCCGTGCCAATGGCGAAACCGTTCAGTCCATCGTAGGCCTCAGCCCTGACAGTTTCGTTGCTATGGCGCTGCGTTGGCTACGATACTGTCGTCTTGTGTGATTTGAGTGACCCCGCGCGAGTGCACCGTCATTGGCGACGGTCCTGTCGAGAAGGTAATCGTCAGCGGCGGCGTGGGCGACGAGTCTTGCTCACACGTTCGAGAGCCTGCGCCAATGTGACCGCAGCGACTCCAGGAAGCAATGCCGTCAGCGCCTGGGAATCCGCGCCGCCACGGTGCACAACCAGGCAGCTCGTCTTGTAGGATTTCGAGCTCTCGGCCAGTCGCGTCAGCGGCAGGGCCATGGCCGGCGTCACCGTTCGTGAAGCCTTCGCCTCAATGAGCGTCAGCTCGCGGGCACGTGGCACCAGAACGAAGTCGACTTCCAGTCCTCGCTCGTCTCGAAAGCAATAGATTTCGCTACGGCGCCCGCTATTGGCCTGCTGTTTCACGATCTCGGATGCCACGAATCCCTCGAACAGCGGACCGAGGAAAGGGGAACGGTCGAGGGCCGTCTGAGAATCGATGCCGAGCAAGTGACACGCCAGCCCAGAGTCGATGAAATAGAGCTTGGGCGACTTCACGAGACGCTTGCCGAAGTTCTCGAAGAAGGGAGGCACCAGCAAAATCTGTCCGGTGATCTCAAGAACGCTGAGCCACTGCGAGATCGTCGGCACCGAGACCCCCAGCGGCGCTGCTAGCGCGGCGCGGTTGAGCATTTGCCCGCAACGGGACGCGAGCAACGCCAGGAACCGGCGAAATGTCGCAAGGTCGCGAATCGCGGTGACGGCTCGCACATCGCGTTCCAGGTATGTCTGGACGTAGGAGCGGAACCACCGCTCAGCACCCTGGGGTCGCGCGAGCACCTCTGGAAAGCCTCCCAGCCGCAGCGATACACGACCGGACTCGCGGGTCGACAGCGGCAACATGTGCAGGACGGCCGCCCGCCCTGCCATCGACTCCGTGACGTTCTCCATCAGAGATGCCTCTTGCGACCCGGTCAGGAGCCATTGCCCCCGCGCAGGGCGTGGTCCACGATCGATGCGAGTGCGGATGTAGTTGAACAGCTCCGGTGTGTTCTGGATCTCGTCCATGATCACGGGGAGTCGCACGCCGTCCAGAAATGATCGAGGATCAGTCCGAACACGCGCCACGACATCAGGATCTTCCAACAGGTAATAGTCGGCTCGAGGGAACAGCTTTCTGAGGAGCGTGGTCTTGCCGCTGCGGCGGGGCCCGGTCATCAAGACAGCGGAAAACTGGCGGCTGGCTCGAAGCAGCTCGTCCGCCAAATGGCGTGGCACAAAACGCATCGTGGTGCATTATAAACTGTTACTTTAAAATTCACCACCTATTGATCCGTTCTTTCCCTCTCGATCTCGCACGAGCGTCGATATCTGGCATGGTGGAATGACATCGAAGGTCGGACGCCGGTCGGTGGGCGCATCACCGCAGCTCGAGCCCTGCGCGCACCCAGCGCCCGGGCATCTCGACACCCGCCACCTCGCGGTAGTCTGCATCGAGCAGGTTGCTCGCTTCGACGAATAGGCCAAAGCGCCCGAAGCGACGGCTCACGCGGGCATCCGCCAGCCAGTAGCGCTGCCCGTCGGTACGACGCCTGTGCTCGAGACGCGGTCCGACGATGATGCCGGCGCCCACGTCTGCGCTCCCCCACACGGCAATGCTGTGTGGGGCGTAGTCCAGCGCATATTTGGAAAGCAGTGTGAGCTCTCGGGCCCGAGTGCGAAGCCAACTGTACTGGACGCCCAGCCAGCCGTCCTCGCCCAGGCGTCCCGATAGTCCGACCTCGACGCCGCCGGTATCGAGACGCCGGATGTTCGACGTCCGCCAGCGCTCGTCCGTCGAGGCCCGTATCCAATCGATCACGTTCTCCTCGCGCCGCACGAAGACCGTCGCGCTGGCCGCCCAGCTCTGGGCAGCAAGGTAGTCCAGGCCGGCGTCCGCGGACCATGCTGTCTCGGCGTCCAGATCACTCGATGCCTGATGATTGGGGTCCGTGTAGAAGAGCTCCGTGAACGTCGGGGCGCGAAAGGCGCGCCCGACCGACGCCCGCCACTTCACCTTTCGTGTGGCCATGGCGGTGACGCCGAGCGATGGGCTCCAGGCGGTGCCATATCGGCTGTAGGCGTCGACGCGGACCGCCGGGTAGAAGAGCACGCGGCCGATCGGCTGCTGCAGCTCCGCGAAGAGACTGCCGCGACCGACGCGGTGAACACCGAGGTTGCTCGAGTCGAGCCAATCGCCAGCCACCTCGGTGCCGACACTGAGCCGATGGCCAGGCGCCCAACGGTAGTGCGCCTCGAGCGATGCGCCGGCCGCATGCGTGCGATGTCGGTTTTCGAACTGTCCCGGCTGGCGCACGTCGTACAGGAACCGGTCGCCGTGCGTCCGATAGAACAGCTGCGCCACACTCTCCCACCGTGCACTGAGCCGTGCCTCGTGAGTCGAGGAGACGAGCGTCTGACTCGTCCACTCGCGAGAAGGCGCAGGACCGTAGAAGCCGTCCGCTCCGAACTCCTTGTCGAGATGTGCGACGGAGATCTTCGCCCCGCGGCTGATCTGCGCCGACATGCGCGCCACGACATGACGGAAGTCGCGGGCGAAGGCGAAGCCATCGGATCGTTCGCTGGCGGCCGATATGCGGAGCACGCGGGAGCCTTGCCCGAGAGCGCCGGAGCCGCTGGCCTGCACGAGCCCATGCTGTCC is drawn from Luteitalea sp. and contains these coding sequences:
- a CDS encoding TIM barrel protein, whose translation is MPPRIAVFPKCYFDELCDGRRDYLWWIREAQSLGGEGLEHYDGFFRSLAAADVDPVVRLVEATGQVSAMLCFSPDFTHPDPDIRAREVARQKAAIDLTDRLGARFCRTLSGQRYPELTRQEGVARTVDGILRSLDHAERRNVTLCLENHYKDGRWRYPEFAQPQDIFLEILDRIDSPRFGVQYDPSNAIVGGYDPMTFLEHVKHRVVTMHASDRYLASGATLDDLRQADGTLGYADQLRHGETGKGLNDYDAIFRILSSVGFDGWISVEDGMNGLEELARSVAFLKEKRSAAMPSRASP
- a CDS encoding carboxypeptidase regulatory-like domain-containing protein gives rise to the protein MRRTVGFLVAFLVVIAVLPAYGQDYRARVQGVVADPDQGVIPGATVTLVNVDTGVATVRQTNDTGRYLFDYVEPGLYLLTVELDGFAPFTRENIRVQSRGDVTVDAVLSPGGIQESVTVTEAPAAVQFNTSSTMLSVDTKMANELPRFDRNPFKLALLDPAAVNTRTEMNPYHSWAANSIELGGGTSLKNDLKVDGSPIGVGHKATYTPSPDAVQEVTILQNSVDAESGHSAGGVVSITMKSGTNQWQGSTFFSGRYPELNALNDRTTGDESKSRNTMFGGVLGHPIVQNRVFHFASYEQWRPHDQLTIVRTMPTARERAGDFSQSYNPDGSLRVIYDPWSTVLNPETDTVTRTPFPGNRVPADRMDPLAQRLMESLWEPNRPGDDISGLNNYQATATRITDYKNFSNRVDWNINDKWRVYGRFSRIHTIVETLNPTPNDSPAFGPRDMSTRHALSVSGDALWTVNDRTLVNLHGDYHSLVDDYGAPGFDLGSAGWSEFWPNNAWYEAFETGFPVYHPRINIGGSHFGQTGVFWYQHPNATTFSAKLSQQRGAHYWKVGFETRRSGGETLVTGTNGLFFNAATTADTFINPDTRQSGHPYASFLLGALASDSVAVSKPVKRPRTEFYAGFIQDDIKLSQRLTLNLGLRYEFETPWHDPDYNMSRFLDLSQPIPEMQANPPDIPEAARALMGDAYAFNGAWVFTDSENPGMWDTPKGAFMPRAGLALRINDKTALRAGYARYVVPTEYNFSPSPFSGFEALNFLEPPYLGFDATQSVAPPLEGVPQARLSDPFPADSNPLIPPLGKDNGRSLGLGGDNLVWYQQDLEPEVNDRINISLQRELPGRVVTDITYFANFGHNVPYTRNINQMDPRLSYEHGSELDATVPNPFYQYLTPETFPGPLRNQETIALSELLRTYPQYGGLYVAYSPGRRSRYHALQLSVRRAHLNGYSFLFGYNYNRERTEEFFDSVANYLDELTFQDIGGLRSPRHRLSAAGIYELPFGRDRAYLANLHPALDALVGAWQVAGAFYFNSGQYLRFGPALVDGDPTLGNPTPDRWFDTSKFQQQPDYTPRTNPLQYPGLTGPVYWTMDGTLTKQFRLRGDTRVEFKLAAYNVTNRLNRANPVTNVLNANFGRTLRQLGGSTGRQLELGLKILF
- a CDS encoding FtsX-like permease family protein, giving the protein MRQFNIMLSKDLELKASHLSRDCEEGNGDCPSFCLESRLHLPSGDSVMRVFHYALRQLRRSPGFTIAAVSSLALGIGATTAMFTLMDALLLRPLPVREPGRLVRVDAVDEHYGRGLSASLLEAIRREEVFDGVCGFLTQGPTVEMAGRISSRWTHSMTGDCFETLGVRPALGRLLEPADDVPGAPHVAVLSYDVWQREFGGRADVIGEKLTIDGEPGSIVGVTQRGFRGVQLGFPPDIIFPLSLQYELEGVSNGGTTTFARLKRDDSSGEVTARLQTIWPRLLQESVSPTSQGRDRERYLSYELSVTPASGGLDRFALRDRFEAPLIALFGIAALVLLVSCVNVANLLLARAQARRGEMSVRLALGASRWVLIRDTLAESLILLVVAVGAGIALAYVQTAFLVSLFGAAFAIAGFALDVTPDARTLLFTCAAAVTAFLLFAIAPASRNSRAGVATLLSGSSSRVVGDRAPWRRALVVAQVAMTLALVTGAVLFAAALAQLRVMSLGLTAEGMLSMHLLPLPGAYRSEFSRGAYYRDLIERMRHIAGVRDVALSRVLPLSAAESYLEPVRAPGVSEDEIASDVASVTDGFLHLMGIPLVAGTNFHRSDAPGGMRTAIVSESLARRLFGNRNPLGRQITIGPDPETPAREIIGVARDAIIANPRARNTLVVYENFWQASPGGQWAPRLLIRTATDPGPIAATVRRELRNLGREYPTRVRTLIEERDASLAQERLLASLSMAFGWVGLTLAAIGLYGLLNFSVTRRTGEIGIRMALGADRARILRLVLREAVVLIAAGVLIGLPITLAGARAVHALLYGVGPFDILPMAASISVLVFVGLLAAWIPARRAASLAPSQALRQE
- the solA gene encoding N-methyl-L-tryptophan oxidase: MPAHFDVAIIGLGAMGSAAAYHLARRGRRVLGLDQFTPPHTKGSSHGRTRIIREAYFEHPQYVPIVRHAYTCWARLEAESGERLFEETGGLMIGAPDSRVVSGARTSAELHGLPYEELSAPEVRRRYPALQLSDDMVALLEPRAGMLLPERAVEAHLHLATACGATLQTNETVTSWQAGANEVTIVTTGGRYMAERLIIAAGAWLAGLAPELALPLTVERVVMHWFDPGEQVAQFVPDRLPIFIVEYAPGLMFYGFPARPEGVKVARHHQGEATDAAGVQRDVAPEEVDAMRSLVARFLPGLGDGWLRSCVCLYTNTPDEGFIIDTHPVHSRVLIVSACSGHGFKFSSAIGEIAADLITEGRSAFDLTPFRLSRFG
- a CDS encoding DUF4143 domain-containing protein, whose product is MRFVPRHLADELLRASRQFSAVLMTGPRRSGKTTLLRKLFPRADYYLLEDPDVVARVRTDPRSFLDGVRLPVIMDEIQNTPELFNYIRTRIDRGPRPARGQWLLTGSQEASLMENVTESMAGRAAVLHMLPLSTRESGRVSLRLGGFPEVLARPQGAERWFRSYVQTYLERDVRAVTAIRDLATFRRFLALLASRCGQMLNRAALAAPLGVSVPTISQWLSVLEITGQILLVPPFFENFGKRLVKSPKLYFIDSGLACHLLGIDSQTALDRSPFLGPLFEGFVASEIVKQQANSGRRSEIYCFRDERGLEVDFVLVPRARELTLIEAKASRTVTPAMALPLTRLAESSKSYKTSCLVVHRGGADSQALTALLPGVAAVTLAQALERVSKTRRPRRR
- a CDS encoding TonB-dependent receptor, which translates into the protein MSVRTRYGRRQHCLLALLVVTAASDLATAQTPQPVREEVIVTATAAPVPFDAVARHVVVLTREQIAHLPVRSVPELLRFALGVDVRARGPFGSQTDYSLRGAGFGQTLVLIDGVRLNDAQSGHHNGDLPVPLEDIERVEVMLGAGSSLHGADAFGGTVNVITRSDASRWEARVATGQHGLVQASGSGALGQGSRVLRISAASERSDGFAFARDFRHVVARMSAQISRGAKISVAHLDKEFGADGFYGPAPSREWTSQTLVSSTHEARLSARWESVAQLFYRTHGDRFLYDVRQPGQFENRHRTHAAGASLEAHYRWAPGHRLSVGTEVAGDWLDSSNLGVHRVGRGSLFAELQQPIGRVLFYPAVRVDAYSRYGTAWSPSLGVTAMATRKVKWRASVGRAFRAPTFTELFYTDPNHQASSDLDAETAWSADAGLDYLAAQSWAASATVFVRREENVIDWIRASTDERWRTSNIRRLDTGGVEVGLSGRLGEDGWLGVQYSWLRTRARELTLLSKYALDYAPHSIAVWGSADVGAGIIVGPRLEHRRRTDGQRYWLADARVSRRFGRFGLFVEASNLLDADYREVAGVEMPGRWVRAGLELR